In a genomic window of Elusimicrobiota bacterium:
- a CDS encoding TerC family protein: MAVTWLWAGFILVIGVMMMLDLGVFQKKAHVMRVREAAVMVAIWWALAFSFALAVYFVYGHDKAFQFVSAYILEQSLSVDNLFVFILVFSFFGIEPENQPRILHWGILGAIAMRFVFIFAGLSLLEASHLMFYVFGAVLVYTGGKMMFAGEEQMEPGKNPALRLLHKFLPVTVGTHGHKFFTRLDGVLHATPLFAALVVIEATDLIFAVDSIPAALGVSSDLFVVYTSNIFAVMGLRSTYFLLAGSMTEFKYLKAGVSAVLVFVGVKMIVKDFYHVSTGASLAVIGGTLLLAIVASLAARRKA; this comes from the coding sequence ATGGCAGTCACCTGGTTGTGGGCGGGCTTCATCCTCGTCATCGGCGTCATGATGATGCTCGACCTGGGCGTCTTCCAGAAGAAGGCGCACGTCATGCGCGTGCGCGAGGCCGCCGTCATGGTCGCCATCTGGTGGGCCTTGGCCTTCAGCTTCGCCCTCGCCGTGTACTTCGTCTACGGCCACGACAAGGCCTTCCAGTTCGTCTCGGCCTACATCCTGGAGCAGTCGCTGTCGGTGGACAACCTCTTCGTCTTCATCCTGGTCTTCTCCTTCTTCGGCATCGAGCCCGAGAACCAGCCGCGCATCCTCCACTGGGGCATCCTCGGCGCGATCGCGATGCGCTTCGTGTTCATCTTCGCGGGCCTCTCCCTCCTCGAGGCCTCGCACCTGATGTTCTACGTGTTCGGAGCGGTCCTCGTGTACACCGGCGGCAAGATGATGTTCGCGGGAGAGGAGCAGATGGAGCCGGGCAAGAACCCCGCGCTGCGCCTTCTTCACAAGTTCCTGCCCGTGACCGTCGGGACTCACGGCCACAAGTTCTTCACGCGCCTCGACGGCGTCCTGCACGCGACCCCGCTGTTCGCCGCCCTCGTCGTCATCGAGGCGACGGACCTGATCTTCGCCGTGGACTCGATCCCCGCGGCGCTCGGCGTCAGCTCGGACCTGTTCGTCGTCTACACCTCGAACATCTTCGCGGTGATGGGCCTGCGCTCCACCTACTTCCTCCTCGCGGGTTCGATGACCGAGTTCAAGTACCTGAAGGCCGGCGTCTCCGCCGTGCTCGTCTTCGTCGGCGTGAAGATGATCGTCAAGGACTTCTACCACGTCTCCACCGGCGCCTCGCTGGCCGTCATCGGCGGGACCTTGCTCCTCGCCATCGTCGCCTCCCTCGCCGCGCGCAGAAAGGCCTAG
- a CDS encoding CDP-alcohol phosphatidyltransferase family protein: MSWQVLLSARADAPLVAGLPSAVRAAVRAGLELAPSRIVISGVGDDFFRKWAFQLRAAGAPVLGDETGPPALDKSLPLLALDADFFPDEGGLKELAAAAGAGDARRLVDGLAVAALRRAPAELGAGTLPAADVLAKALAAPAPEAARGAFLDARGAAAERSAAVLFARLAKDNDGYIAKFARRLSIAISRVLLPFPVTPNHVTTAGLVLGLLGAWWLAAPSARLQFLGALVLWFCCLLDGCDGEIARLKHLSSPAGAAYDVWADHFSHLATFVALPIGVARLHPGRDWLVPGVLLVTGFLACGFSVWYLVLRVPEEKRGPLALTVERIASRDYVYLIVALTAIGRLDWFVWAAAVGSHLFNAFLWLRSRQVAAA, from the coding sequence GTGAGCTGGCAGGTGCTCCTCTCGGCCCGCGCGGACGCCCCGCTCGTGGCCGGCCTGCCGTCCGCCGTGCGCGCCGCGGTCCGCGCCGGGCTCGAGCTCGCGCCCTCGCGCATCGTGATCTCCGGAGTCGGCGACGACTTCTTCCGCAAGTGGGCGTTCCAGCTCCGCGCCGCGGGCGCGCCCGTCCTCGGAGACGAGACCGGGCCTCCCGCGCTCGACAAGAGCCTCCCGCTGCTCGCGCTCGACGCCGATTTCTTCCCGGACGAGGGCGGCCTGAAGGAGCTCGCCGCGGCCGCCGGCGCGGGCGACGCGCGCCGCCTCGTCGACGGGCTCGCCGTCGCCGCGCTGCGCCGCGCGCCCGCGGAGCTCGGCGCGGGGACCTTGCCGGCGGCGGACGTGCTCGCCAAGGCGCTGGCCGCGCCCGCCCCGGAGGCCGCGCGAGGAGCCTTCCTCGACGCGCGCGGAGCCGCCGCGGAGCGCTCGGCCGCCGTCCTGTTCGCGCGCCTGGCCAAGGACAACGACGGCTACATCGCCAAGTTCGCCCGCCGCTTGTCGATCGCGATCTCCCGCGTGCTCCTCCCTTTCCCCGTCACGCCGAACCACGTCACGACCGCCGGCCTCGTCCTCGGCCTGCTCGGCGCCTGGTGGCTCGCGGCGCCCTCGGCGCGCCTGCAGTTCCTCGGCGCGCTCGTGCTCTGGTTCTGCTGCCTCCTCGACGGCTGCGACGGGGAGATCGCCCGCCTCAAGCACCTGTCCTCCCCCGCGGGCGCGGCCTACGACGTCTGGGCCGACCACTTCTCGCACCTGGCCACCTTCGTCGCCCTGCCCATCGGCGTCGCGCGCCTCCACCCCGGCCGCGACTGGCTCGTTCCCGGCGTCCTGCTCGTGACCGGGTTCCTGGCCTGCGGCTTCTCGGTGTGGTACCTCGTCCTGCGCGTTCCCGAGGAGAAGCGCGGGCCTCTCGCGCTGACCGTCGAGCGCATCGCCAGCCGCGACTACGTCTATCTCATCGTCGCCCTCACCGCGATCGGGCGCCTCGACTGGTTCGTATGGGCGGCGGCGGTCGGCTCCCACCTGTTCAACGCCTTCCTCTGGCTGCGCTCGCGCCAGGTCGCCGCCGCGTAG
- the glgB gene encoding 1,4-alpha-glucan branching protein GlgB, whose protein sequence is MNAGAVDHHPSGLAELDLHLFNEGTHVRLYDKLGAHLETHGGKEGARFAVWAPNAKKVSVIGDFNGWAKTKHPLKPRASSGIWEGFIPGVGKGAVYKYWVSSHVGGHKGEKADPFGFRHEEPPRTASVVWDLDYQWNDAEWMRTRKDRAGLAAPLAIYEAHLGSWRRVPEEGNRSLNYREAAPLLAAHVKKLGFTHVELMPIMEHPFYGSWGYQTTGYFAPTSRYGSAQDFMFLVDHLHQEGIGVILDWVPSHFPTDGHGLHFFDGTALYEHADPKLGFHPDWKSSIYNYGRNEVRAFLISNALFWLDKFHADGLRVDAVASMLYLDYSRKEGEWIPNRFGGRENLEAIDFLKKFNEQVYLHHPDAQTIAEESTAWGGVSKPTYLGGLGFGLKWDMGWMHDTLKYFRENPIHRKYHQNEITFRAIYQFHENFVMPLSHDEVVHGKGALLEQMPGDDWQKFANLRLLYAWQWAMPGKKLLFQGGELGQRQEWSHDRSLDWHLLVHDSHKGVMRWVERLNRVYRSEPALHERDCDERGFEWVDASDADNSVLSFLRKGASEDEQVLCVFNFTPVPRGDYRVGVPCGGWWAELADSDATEFGGSGVTLGGGVKADKEPCHGRPYSVKLHLPPMAAVFLKRPAK, encoded by the coding sequence ATGAACGCCGGCGCGGTCGACCACCACCCGTCGGGCCTGGCCGAGCTCGACCTGCATCTCTTCAACGAGGGCACTCACGTGCGCCTCTACGACAAGCTCGGCGCGCACCTGGAGACGCACGGCGGCAAGGAAGGCGCGCGCTTCGCGGTCTGGGCCCCGAACGCCAAGAAGGTCTCCGTCATCGGCGACTTCAACGGCTGGGCCAAGACCAAGCACCCGCTCAAGCCGCGCGCCTCGTCCGGCATCTGGGAGGGCTTCATCCCGGGCGTGGGCAAGGGCGCGGTCTACAAGTACTGGGTCTCTTCTCACGTCGGCGGCCACAAGGGCGAGAAGGCCGACCCGTTCGGCTTCCGTCACGAGGAGCCGCCCCGCACCGCGTCGGTCGTCTGGGACCTCGACTATCAGTGGAACGACGCGGAGTGGATGCGCACGCGCAAGGACCGCGCCGGGCTGGCGGCGCCGCTGGCCATCTACGAGGCTCACCTCGGCTCCTGGCGCCGCGTCCCCGAGGAGGGCAACCGCTCCCTGAACTACCGGGAGGCGGCACCCCTGCTCGCCGCGCACGTCAAGAAGCTCGGCTTCACCCACGTCGAGCTGATGCCGATCATGGAGCATCCGTTCTACGGCTCCTGGGGCTATCAGACCACCGGCTACTTCGCGCCGACCTCGCGGTACGGCTCCGCCCAGGACTTCATGTTCCTCGTCGACCACCTCCATCAGGAGGGGATCGGCGTGATCCTCGACTGGGTCCCGTCTCATTTTCCCACCGACGGGCATGGGCTTCATTTTTTCGATGGGACCGCTTTATATGAACACGCCGACCCGAAGCTGGGGTTCCACCCGGACTGGAAATCGTCGATCTACAATTACGGCCGCAACGAGGTCCGGGCGTTCCTCATCTCGAACGCCCTGTTCTGGCTCGACAAGTTCCACGCCGACGGCCTGCGCGTGGACGCCGTCGCCTCGATGCTCTACCTCGACTACTCGCGCAAGGAAGGCGAGTGGATCCCCAACCGATTCGGCGGCCGCGAGAACCTCGAGGCCATCGACTTCCTGAAGAAGTTCAACGAGCAGGTCTACCTCCACCACCCCGACGCGCAGACGATCGCCGAGGAGAGCACGGCGTGGGGGGGCGTCTCCAAGCCCACGTACCTCGGCGGCCTCGGCTTCGGCCTGAAGTGGGACATGGGCTGGATGCACGACACGCTCAAGTACTTCCGCGAGAACCCGATCCACCGCAAGTACCACCAGAACGAGATCACCTTCCGCGCGATCTACCAGTTCCACGAGAACTTCGTGATGCCGCTCTCGCACGACGAGGTGGTCCACGGAAAAGGAGCCCTCCTGGAGCAGATGCCCGGCGACGACTGGCAGAAGTTCGCCAACCTGCGCCTGCTGTACGCCTGGCAGTGGGCGATGCCCGGCAAGAAGCTCCTGTTCCAGGGCGGAGAGCTGGGCCAGCGCCAGGAGTGGAGCCACGACCGCTCGCTCGACTGGCATCTCCTCGTGCATGACAGCCACAAGGGCGTCATGCGCTGGGTCGAACGCTTGAACAGGGTCTACCGTTCCGAGCCCGCGCTCCACGAGCGCGACTGCGACGAGCGCGGCTTCGAGTGGGTGGACGCCTCCGACGCCGACAACTCCGTGCTGTCGTTCCTCAGGAAGGGCGCGTCCGAGGACGAGCAGGTGCTGTGCGTGTTCAACTTCACGCCCGTGCCCCGCGGGGACTACCGCGTCGGCGTGCCCTGCGGCGGCTGGTGGGCGGAGCTCGCGGACTCCGACGCGACCGAGTTCGGCGGCTCCGGCGTCACCCTCGGCGGCGGCGTCAAAGCCGACAAGGAGCCGTGCCACGGCCGCCCGTACTCGGTGAAGCTGCACCTGCCGCCGATGGCGGCGGTCTTCCTCAAGCGCCCCGCTAAATAG
- a CDS encoding SOS response-associated peptidase → MCSRYAVGADPKALAERFAANPAPGLKPRFNLAPSQEAPVLFAAPERRMALLKWGLLPAWAKGPQAKPQINARAETLLDKPFFREAFRWRRALIPADGWYEWPKKGADRSPRYFSLKSGELFAFAGLWEPGNFAMITCEPNPAVARFHDRMPAMLARDAEAEWLDPKTPVDRLKELLRPYPSELLAARPVSPRVGSASVDEPSLRDFAVDAQGDLF, encoded by the coding sequence ATGTGCAGCCGATACGCCGTCGGAGCGGACCCGAAGGCCCTCGCGGAGCGTTTCGCGGCGAACCCCGCGCCGGGCCTCAAGCCGCGCTTCAACCTGGCCCCGAGCCAGGAGGCCCCCGTCCTGTTCGCCGCCCCGGAGCGGCGCATGGCCCTCCTTAAATGGGGCCTGCTGCCGGCCTGGGCCAAGGGCCCCCAGGCCAAGCCGCAGATCAACGCGCGCGCGGAGACTTTGCTCGACAAGCCCTTCTTCCGGGAGGCGTTCCGGTGGCGCCGCGCCCTGATCCCCGCCGACGGCTGGTACGAGTGGCCGAAGAAGGGCGCCGACCGGTCGCCGCGGTACTTCTCGCTCAAGTCCGGGGAGCTGTTCGCCTTCGCCGGGCTCTGGGAGCCGGGGAACTTCGCGATGATCACCTGCGAGCCGAACCCGGCGGTCGCCCGCTTCCACGACCGCATGCCCGCGATGCTCGCGCGCGACGCCGAGGCGGAATGGCTCGACCCGAAGACCCCGGTCGACCGGCTCAAGGAGCTCCTGCGGCCGTATCCCTCGGAGCTCCTCGCCGCGCGCCCCGTATCCCCCCGCGTCGGCTCCGCCTCCGTCGACGAGCCCTCGCTGCGGGACTTCGCCGTCGACGCCCAAGGCGACCTTTTCTGA
- the malQ gene encoding 4-alpha-glucanotransferase gives MWALSIAKPSLSRRASGVLLHPTSLPGARGGTLGAEALAFVDFLADCGQSWWQMLPVCPPDEIGSPYASPSSFAGSPALIDTDILAVEGFLKKAELGQSKPKALRAAFSYFGRRGSREDKDDFEAFRSRESWWLADHALFMALKDANHGRPWTEWDERLRRRDPERLAEARANVPEELRYHEFAQWLFSRQWLAVRRHAAARGVSLMGDAPIYVRHDSADCWANQELFFLDGAGAPTAVAGVPPDYFSADGQLWGNPLYRWERHKETGFAWWLSRLKACAERFDALRLDHFIGFRNYWEIPAGEETAIKGRWVTAPGDELFETVRRGIPGLEIVAEDLGVATPAVIALRDKFAFPGMRLAQFSFGGEENDWPESWPESCVGYTGTHDNDTTRGWWEDDGSLNAQRSAAQAEKERRAFRRALGREPALPSWDMLSLVWRSPAKTAIVPMPDLLNCGGDARMNRPGTATDNWRWRMDPGQLTPRLAGRLALLTGACGRAPELE, from the coding sequence ATGTGGGCCTTGAGCATAGCCAAACCGTCTTTGTCGCGCCGGGCCTCCGGCGTGCTTCTGCACCCGACGTCCTTGCCCGGCGCGCGCGGCGGGACCTTGGGCGCCGAGGCCCTGGCCTTCGTCGACTTCCTCGCGGACTGCGGGCAGTCGTGGTGGCAGATGCTGCCCGTCTGCCCGCCGGACGAGATCGGCTCGCCCTACGCCTCGCCCTCGAGCTTCGCGGGAAGCCCCGCCCTGATCGACACGGATATACTCGCGGTCGAAGGTTTCCTTAAAAAGGCCGAGCTCGGCCAATCCAAGCCGAAGGCCCTGCGCGCGGCCTTCTCGTATTTCGGCCGCCGCGGCTCGCGCGAGGACAAGGATGACTTCGAGGCGTTCCGCTCCCGCGAGTCCTGGTGGCTCGCCGACCACGCGCTGTTCATGGCCCTCAAGGACGCCAACCACGGCCGCCCCTGGACGGAGTGGGACGAGCGGCTGCGCCGCCGCGACCCCGAGCGCCTGGCCGAGGCCCGCGCGAACGTCCCCGAGGAGCTGCGCTACCACGAGTTCGCGCAGTGGCTGTTCTCCCGGCAGTGGCTGGCGGTGCGCCGCCACGCGGCCGCGCGCGGAGTCTCCCTCATGGGCGACGCCCCGATCTACGTGCGCCACGACAGCGCGGACTGCTGGGCGAACCAGGAGCTCTTCTTCCTCGACGGGGCCGGCGCCCCGACGGCCGTCGCCGGCGTGCCACCCGACTATTTCTCCGCGGACGGCCAGCTGTGGGGCAACCCGCTCTACCGTTGGGAGCGTCACAAGGAGACCGGCTTCGCCTGGTGGCTGTCGCGGCTGAAGGCCTGCGCCGAGCGCTTCGACGCCCTTCGCCTCGACCACTTCATCGGCTTCCGCAACTACTGGGAGATCCCCGCCGGGGAGGAGACCGCGATCAAGGGGCGCTGGGTGACCGCGCCGGGCGACGAGCTCTTCGAGACCGTTCGGCGCGGGATCCCCGGCCTCGAGATCGTCGCCGAGGACCTCGGCGTGGCGACGCCGGCGGTGATCGCCCTGCGCGACAAGTTCGCGTTCCCGGGCATGCGCCTGGCGCAGTTCTCCTTCGGCGGCGAGGAGAATGACTGGCCCGAGAGCTGGCCGGAGAGCTGCGTCGGCTACACCGGCACGCACGACAACGACACCACCCGAGGCTGGTGGGAGGACGACGGCTCCCTCAACGCCCAGCGCTCCGCCGCCCAGGCGGAAAAGGAGCGCCGCGCCTTCCGCCGCGCCCTCGGCCGCGAGCCGGCGCTACCGTCCTGGGACATGCTGAGCCTCGTCTGGCGCTCGCCGGCGAAGACCGCGATCGTCCCGATGCCGGACCTGCTCAACTGCGGCGGCGACGCGCGGATGAACCGCCCCGGCACCGCGACCGACAACTGGCGCTGGCGCATGGACCCCGGCCAGCTGACCCCGCGCCTCGCCGGGCGCCTGGCCCTGCTCACGGGCGCCTGCGGCCGCGCCCCGGAGCTCGAATGA
- a CDS encoding DUF1338 domain-containing protein: MIIAQTAFLERLFDCLWQEYRERVSYARVYEDLLLARGGTFRNDHVAFRTFAAQSRWTGIAALSRPFEALGYRAAGAYDFPDKSLTAIHFAPPSESLPKLFVSELRTWELSPRARRIILRATARSAPRLSDADLAGLSDLPKVGAKRRAQLLRRWAAQFARPWPAPSRADAAALERESQFAAWTLLHGHSVNHFTAAVHAQAVDALGDIESTAAALKAAGVPMKAEIEGAPGSSLRQTSTQAVVVPVEMRAGSRVVKKPWTYAYFELAERPLIDGRRFEGFLGSQASSLFEMTRRS; this comes from the coding sequence ATGATCATCGCGCAGACCGCGTTCCTCGAAAGGCTCTTCGACTGCCTGTGGCAGGAGTACCGGGAGCGGGTCTCCTACGCGCGCGTCTACGAGGACCTCCTCCTCGCCCGAGGCGGGACCTTCCGCAACGACCACGTCGCCTTCCGGACCTTCGCCGCGCAGTCGCGCTGGACGGGGATCGCCGCGCTCTCGCGCCCGTTCGAGGCCCTCGGCTACCGGGCCGCCGGCGCGTACGACTTCCCCGACAAGAGCCTGACCGCGATCCACTTCGCCCCTCCGTCGGAGAGCCTCCCCAAGCTCTTCGTCTCCGAGCTGCGGACCTGGGAGCTCTCGCCGAGGGCGCGCCGGATCATCCTGCGGGCCACGGCGCGGTCCGCGCCGCGGCTGAGCGACGCCGACCTGGCGGGGCTGTCGGACCTCCCGAAGGTCGGCGCGAAGCGGCGGGCCCAGCTCCTGCGCCGCTGGGCCGCGCAGTTCGCGCGCCCCTGGCCCGCGCCGTCGCGGGCCGACGCCGCCGCGCTCGAGCGCGAGTCCCAGTTCGCCGCGTGGACCTTGCTGCACGGGCACTCGGTCAACCATTTCACCGCCGCGGTGCACGCGCAGGCGGTGGACGCGCTCGGCGACATCGAGTCGACCGCCGCCGCCCTGAAGGCCGCGGGCGTGCCGATGAAGGCCGAGATCGAGGGCGCGCCCGGCTCCAGCCTGCGGCAGACCTCGACCCAGGCGGTCGTCGTCCCCGTCGAGATGCGCGCCGGCTCGCGCGTCGTCAAGAAGCCGTGGACCTACGCCTATTTCGAGCTCGCCGAGCGGCCGCTGATCGACGGCCGCCGTTTCGAGGGCTTCCTGGGAAGCCAGGCCTCGAGCCTGTTCGAGATGACGAGGCGCTCGTGA
- the rnhA gene encoding ribonuclease HI, translating to MISIFTDGACSGNPGPGGWGAVIATPDGKVLELGGREEPTTNNRMELGGVIASLRAVSAMPGVALVHSDSTYVIEGITKWILGWKRRGWTTAAGDPVKNEDLWRTLEALVAERGRGGVQWRWVKGHAGHDANERCDEIAVALAKRRPVDLYEGPLLSYPYGSLLPSEAKALPSRPKERKAADTRPVSYLSYLDGKLERHATWGECEARVKGRPAKFKKVRSEEEAAEARKSWGLD from the coding sequence ATGATCTCGATTTTCACCGACGGCGCCTGCTCCGGCAACCCCGGCCCCGGGGGCTGGGGGGCCGTCATCGCGACGCCCGACGGGAAGGTCCTCGAGCTCGGCGGCCGCGAGGAGCCGACGACGAACAACCGCATGGAGCTCGGCGGCGTCATCGCGAGCCTGCGGGCGGTCTCCGCCATGCCCGGCGTCGCCCTGGTCCACAGCGACTCGACCTACGTCATCGAGGGCATCACGAAGTGGATCCTGGGCTGGAAGCGCCGCGGCTGGACCACCGCCGCCGGCGACCCGGTCAAGAACGAGGACCTGTGGCGGACGCTCGAGGCCCTGGTCGCCGAGCGCGGACGCGGCGGCGTGCAGTGGCGCTGGGTGAAGGGCCACGCCGGCCACGACGCCAACGAGCGCTGCGACGAGATCGCCGTCGCGCTGGCCAAGCGCCGGCCCGTCGACCTGTACGAGGGCCCGCTGCTGAGCTACCCGTACGGCTCCTTATTGCCCTCCGAGGCGAAGGCTTTGCCCTCGCGCCCCAAGGAGCGCAAGGCCGCCGACACGCGCCCCGTCTCCTACCTGAGCTACCTCGACGGCAAGCTCGAGCGCCACGCGACCTGGGGGGAGTGCGAGGCCCGCGTGAAGGGCCGCCCCGCGAAGTTCAAGAAGGTCCGCTCCGAGGAAGAGGCGGCCGAGGCGCGGAAGTCCTGGGGCCTGGATTAG